The following are encoded together in the Sphingomonas insulae genome:
- a CDS encoding AsmA family protein yields the protein MTSRPRVSRRILLLSLVVVVPLLLLAGLAAFPFGLLKGIVADRLSKRFGRPVAITSMARVDGFGFTPTIAVRGVTIPQARWAGSGDFLRLREAQVSFPVWPLLTGTFKPRDIRLDGLQLALVRDADGRTNWSRPGEPESGGSSNDLKGLSVRDSMIRYRDAKRRREATIAFASDAKGLRASGTGVVRGTPVRIALTGASVAQPTPGPWPFTAAIDGTALHMRARGTMDRPLDTDAMELKVVARAADLRLIDAVIEAGLFGTQTVAIVANVRHAAPRWIVTGLKGTIGRSDIAGHVTVDKRDGRTQLDGAVASDRFDFDDLSSDEGLAKGAALERAIGPRVVPNTRIDLSNIDTTDGRIAVRVARVFSRGGGTSVTGVQGVLVLDHQRLRVEPLTIRLAGGTARGAVTVDQRGGAAQPTLTLDLHLTGTRVDALAGTGGAFTGRIAARARLTGRGETIRAAVSRSTGRIGFVVRDGALPARYAAALGFDAGRALLADSHDTAGLRCVILALAVRNGRGSASPLVVDTSASQLHGTGTVSFPAERIDFRLTGAPKGKSLLRLPGSAYMTGTLSDPVLTVPPEVKSAGNIFKAIGRAITGRQGPTASDADCGGLAARALR from the coding sequence ATGACATCCCGGCCTCGCGTCAGCAGGCGCATCCTCCTGCTGTCCCTCGTGGTGGTCGTGCCGTTGCTGCTGCTGGCCGGGCTGGCGGCCTTTCCGTTCGGACTGCTGAAGGGGATCGTCGCCGATCGTCTGAGCAAGCGCTTCGGCCGCCCGGTGGCGATCACCAGCATGGCGCGGGTGGACGGGTTCGGCTTTACCCCGACCATCGCCGTCAGGGGCGTGACGATCCCGCAGGCGCGATGGGCGGGCAGCGGCGATTTCCTACGGTTGCGCGAGGCGCAGGTCAGCTTTCCGGTCTGGCCGCTGCTGACCGGCACGTTCAAGCCGCGCGACATACGGCTGGACGGTCTGCAACTGGCACTGGTGCGCGATGCCGACGGGCGGACCAACTGGTCGCGCCCGGGCGAGCCCGAGAGTGGAGGGTCGTCCAACGACCTCAAAGGACTGAGCGTCCGTGACAGCATGATCCGGTATCGCGATGCCAAGCGGCGGCGAGAGGCGACCATAGCCTTTGCATCGGACGCGAAGGGGCTGCGGGCGAGCGGCACGGGTGTCGTGCGCGGCACGCCGGTGCGGATCGCGCTGACCGGTGCATCGGTGGCGCAGCCGACGCCCGGACCATGGCCGTTCACCGCGGCGATCGACGGCACGGCATTGCACATGCGCGCGCGCGGCACGATGGACAGGCCGCTCGATACCGACGCGATGGAACTGAAGGTCGTGGCGCGCGCCGCCGACCTGCGCCTGATCGACGCGGTGATCGAGGCGGGGCTGTTCGGCACCCAGACGGTCGCGATCGTCGCCAACGTGCGCCATGCAGCGCCGCGATGGATCGTCACCGGGTTGAAAGGAACGATCGGTCGATCGGATATTGCCGGCCACGTGACCGTGGACAAGCGCGACGGTCGGACGCAACTGGACGGAGCCGTCGCGTCCGACCGGTTCGACTTCGACGATCTGTCGTCCGACGAGGGGCTGGCGAAGGGCGCCGCGCTGGAACGGGCGATCGGGCCGCGGGTGGTACCCAACACGCGGATCGACCTGTCGAACATCGACACGACCGACGGGCGGATCGCGGTACGCGTCGCACGCGTATTCAGCCGAGGCGGGGGTACGTCGGTGACCGGGGTACAGGGCGTGCTCGTCCTCGATCACCAGCGACTGCGGGTCGAACCGCTCACCATCCGGCTGGCAGGCGGCACGGCGCGCGGTGCGGTGACGGTGGACCAGCGCGGTGGCGCCGCGCAGCCGACGCTGACGCTCGACCTGCACCTGACGGGAACGCGGGTCGACGCGCTGGCGGGAACGGGCGGTGCCTTTACCGGGCGCATCGCCGCCCGGGCGCGGCTGACCGGTCGCGGCGAGACGATCCGCGCGGCGGTCAGCCGGTCGACGGGGCGGATCGGATTCGTCGTGCGCGACGGCGCATTGCCGGCGCGCTATGCCGCGGCGCTGGGTTTCGATGCGGGCCGGGCGCTGCTGGCCGACAGTCACGACACGGCGGGATTGCGCTGCGTCATTCTGGCGCTGGCAGTCAGAAACGGACGCGGCAGCGCATCGCCGCTGGTCGTCGACACCAGCGCCAGCCAGTTGCACGGAACCGGCACGGTGAGCTTTCCGGCAGAACGCATCGATTTCCGCCTGACCGGCGCGCCCAAGGGCAAGAGCCTGCTGCGCTTGCCCGGATCGGCGTATATGACCGGCACGCTGAGCGACCCGGTGCTGACCGTGCCGCCGGAGGTGAAGTCCGCGGGCAACATCTTCAAGGCGATCGGCCGGGCGATCACCGGGCGGCAGGGGCCGACGGCCAGCGATGCCGATTGTGGCGGACTGGCGGCGCGGGCATTGCGCTGA
- a CDS encoding DUF1674 domain-containing protein: protein MGQRPAHVKPPAYLSQNPPVPAPDEKTTTQDDPLGLDPTRYGDWELKGIAVDF, encoded by the coding sequence ATGGGCCAACGTCCCGCACATGTGAAGCCGCCCGCCTATCTGTCGCAGAACCCGCCGGTGCCGGCGCCCGATGAGAAGACGACCACGCAGGACGATCCACTGGGCCTCGATCCGACGCGCTATGGCGATTGGGAATTGAAGGGCATTGCGGTCGACTTCTGA
- a CDS encoding RsmB/NOP family class I SAM-dependent RNA methyltransferase, whose translation MPRFNRDAPADSADALGTPSRRAALRLLDAVLRRGEPLEQALVAATRHVYGPDRGLAHAIAAEVLRRLPDLDALIDSVTERPLPDDAKARMALRIALVQALVLGTPHHAAIATVLPLVDGGPRKLVHGVFGAITRSGVLLPEIPALPPLVEARWDAAWGAEMAEGAQAAIAAPPPLDLTLADPAETDHWAAELGGISLMPGHVRVADAGSVTDLPGFAEGRWWVQDIAASIPARLLADRAPAGGGAAIDLCAAPGGKTLQLAAAGFHVAAVDVSNARIKRLRENLFRTRLKAEVIAADVLTWAPDQPADALLIDAPCSATGIFRRHPDVLHRVHPPIIEEMALLQARLFARAADWVKPGGTLVFATCSLETQEGEVQLARFLRDRPDYAIDAPDAALLPPGVPVHADGYVRTLPGMLVDRGGCDGFFIVRLRRDG comes from the coding sequence TTGCCCCGATTCAATCGCGACGCCCCCGCCGATTCCGCCGACGCCCTCGGCACCCCCTCGCGCCGCGCCGCGCTGCGCCTGCTCGATGCCGTCCTGCGCCGCGGCGAGCCACTGGAACAGGCGCTCGTCGCCGCCACCCGCCACGTCTACGGGCCCGATCGCGGCCTTGCCCATGCCATCGCGGCCGAGGTGCTGCGCCGCCTGCCCGATCTCGACGCGCTGATCGATTCGGTCACCGAACGTCCGCTGCCCGACGATGCCAAGGCGCGGATGGCGCTGCGCATCGCGCTGGTGCAGGCGCTGGTGCTCGGCACGCCGCACCATGCCGCCATCGCCACCGTGCTGCCGCTGGTCGACGGCGGCCCGCGCAAGCTGGTCCATGGCGTGTTCGGCGCGATCACCCGATCGGGCGTGCTGTTGCCCGAAATCCCGGCGCTGCCGCCGCTGGTCGAGGCGCGGTGGGACGCGGCGTGGGGCGCCGAGATGGCGGAGGGCGCGCAGGCGGCGATCGCCGCGCCGCCGCCGCTCGACCTGACGCTGGCGGATCCGGCCGAGACCGATCACTGGGCCGCCGAACTGGGTGGCATCAGCCTGATGCCCGGCCACGTCCGCGTCGCCGATGCCGGGTCGGTCACCGACCTGCCCGGCTTCGCCGAGGGGCGCTGGTGGGTGCAGGATATCGCCGCGTCGATTCCCGCCCGGCTGCTCGCCGACCGGGCGCCGGCTGGCGGCGGCGCGGCGATCGACCTGTGCGCCGCGCCCGGCGGCAAGACGCTGCAACTCGCCGCCGCTGGCTTCCACGTCGCCGCCGTCGACGTCTCCAACGCCCGCATCAAGCGGCTGCGCGAGAATCTGTTCCGCACCCGGCTGAAGGCAGAGGTGATCGCCGCCGACGTGCTGACATGGGCGCCCGACCAACCCGCCGATGCGCTGCTGATCGATGCGCCGTGCAGCGCCACCGGCATCTTCCGCCGTCATCCCGACGTGCTGCACCGCGTCCATCCGCCGATAATCGAAGAAATGGCTCTGTTGCAGGCGCGCCTGTTCGCCCGCGCCGCCGACTGGGTGAAACCGGGCGGCACGCTCGTCTTTGCGACCTGCAGCCTCGAGACGCAGGAGGGCGAGGTGCAACTCGCCCGCTTCCTGCGCGATCGGCCGGATTATGCGATCGACGCCCCCGATGCGGCGCTGCTGCCGCCCGGCGTGCCGGTCCACGCCGACGGCTATGTCCGCACCCTGCCGGGAATGCTCGTCGACCGGGGCGGCTGCGACGGCTTCTTCATCGTCCGGTTGCGCCGCGACGGCTGA
- the rpe gene encoding ribulose-phosphate 3-epimerase — protein sequence MQPVRIAPSILSADFARLGEEVRAIDAAGADWIHIDVMDGHFVPNITIGPAVVKALRPHTAKPFDVHLMISPVDVYLDAFAEAGADCITVHPEAGPHIHRTVQHIKGLGKRAGVVLNPGTPAKMLDYLIDMVDLVLVMSVNPGFGGQRFIDSQLKKIAAIRKMIDASGRSIDLEVDGGVDAEHAARCIAAGADALVAGTAAFRGGPDAYAANIAALRGTRPAE from the coding sequence ATGCAGCCGGTCCGTATCGCCCCGTCCATCCTGTCCGCCGATTTCGCCAGATTGGGCGAGGAAGTGCGCGCCATCGACGCCGCGGGGGCGGACTGGATCCACATCGACGTGATGGACGGCCATTTCGTGCCCAACATCACGATCGGCCCGGCGGTGGTGAAGGCGCTGCGCCCGCACACGGCCAAGCCGTTCGACGTCCATCTGATGATCTCGCCCGTCGACGTCTACCTGGATGCCTTTGCGGAGGCGGGGGCGGACTGCATCACGGTGCATCCGGAGGCGGGACCGCACATCCATCGTACCGTCCAGCACATCAAGGGGCTGGGCAAGCGGGCAGGGGTCGTGCTCAATCCCGGCACCCCGGCCAAGATGCTCGACTATCTCATCGACATGGTCGACCTGGTGCTGGTGATGAGCGTCAATCCCGGCTTCGGCGGCCAGAGGTTCATCGACAGCCAGCTCAAGAAGATCGCCGCGATCCGCAAGATGATCGATGCATCGGGCCGCAGCATCGATCTGGAGGTCGACGGCGGCGTCGATGCCGAACACGCCGCGCGCTGCATCGCTGCCGGCGCCGACGCGCTCGTCGCCGGCACCGCTGCGTTCAGGGGCGGTCCGGACGCCTATGCCGCCAACATCGCCGCGCTGCGCGGAACGCGGCCGGCCGAATGA
- the purH gene encoding bifunctional phosphoribosylaminoimidazolecarboxamide formyltransferase/IMP cyclohydrolase, translated as MSTITIRRALLSVSDKTGVVDLARALAAKGVELVSTGGTARALRDAGLDVRDVSDLTGFPEMMDGRVKTLHPMVHGGLLAVRDDPAHAAAMADHAIGAIDLVVVNLYPFEATVARGAGRDEVVENIDIGGPSMVRSAAKNHAYVAIVTDPADYATVAGGTTTFADRRRLAAKAYRLTGRYDSLIADWFATDIGTPTVDDVRALDLRYGENPHQTAQVRHHAGDPAAGLPQARQVQGKALSYNNYNDADAALELVAEFRDADPTVVIVKHANPCGVATAATLAAAYEAAFACDTVSAFGGIIAVNRPLDAATAKAITGIFTEVVVAPDADEEALALFATKKNLRLLLTGTLPDPQRKGTITKQIVGGTLVQSRDNGRLTDDMLKVVTRRQPTPQELADCRFAWTIAKHVKSNAIVYAKDGATAGVGAGQMNRLESARIAAWKARDAADKAGWTAPRTIGSAVASDAFFPFADGLLAAVEAGATAVIQPGGSIRDEEVIAAADAAGLAMVFTGMRHFRH; from the coding sequence ATGTCGACGATCACCATCCGCCGCGCCCTGCTGTCCGTGTCCGACAAGACCGGCGTGGTCGACCTCGCCCGCGCGCTCGCCGCCAAGGGCGTCGAACTCGTGTCGACCGGCGGCACCGCCAGGGCGCTGCGCGACGCCGGTCTCGACGTGCGCGACGTGTCCGATCTCACCGGCTTTCCCGAGATGATGGACGGCCGGGTCAAGACGCTGCACCCGATGGTCCACGGCGGCCTGCTCGCGGTGCGCGACGATCCCGCGCACGCCGCCGCAATGGCGGACCATGCCATCGGCGCGATCGATCTGGTGGTCGTGAACCTCTATCCTTTCGAAGCCACCGTCGCCAGGGGTGCGGGGCGCGACGAGGTGGTCGAGAATATCGATATCGGTGGCCCCAGCATGGTGCGTTCGGCGGCGAAGAACCACGCCTATGTCGCGATCGTCACCGATCCGGCGGATTATGCGACGGTGGCGGGCGGCACGACGACGTTCGCGGATCGGCGGCGACTGGCGGCGAAGGCCTATCGCCTCACCGGCCGTTACGATTCGCTGATCGCCGACTGGTTTGCGACCGATATCGGAACGCCGACCGTCGACGACGTGCGCGCGCTCGATCTGCGCTACGGCGAAAATCCGCACCAGACCGCCCAGGTCCGGCATCATGCGGGCGACCCTGCCGCCGGCCTGCCGCAGGCCCGGCAGGTGCAGGGCAAGGCACTGTCCTACAACAACTACAACGATGCCGATGCGGCACTGGAACTGGTCGCGGAATTCCGCGATGCCGATCCGACCGTCGTGATCGTCAAGCACGCGAACCCGTGCGGCGTCGCGACCGCCGCCACGCTGGCCGCGGCCTATGAGGCCGCGTTCGCCTGCGATACCGTGTCGGCGTTCGGCGGCATCATCGCGGTCAACCGCCCCCTCGACGCGGCGACGGCAAAGGCGATCACCGGTATCTTTACCGAGGTGGTCGTCGCGCCCGACGCCGACGAGGAAGCGCTCGCGCTGTTCGCCACGAAGAAGAACCTGCGCCTGCTGTTGACCGGCACGCTGCCCGATCCGCAACGCAAAGGCACCATCACGAAACAGATCGTCGGCGGCACGCTCGTGCAGTCGCGCGATAACGGCCGGCTGACCGATGACATGCTGAAAGTCGTCACCAGGCGCCAGCCGACGCCGCAGGAGCTCGCCGACTGCCGTTTCGCCTGGACGATCGCCAAGCACGTCAAGTCGAACGCCATCGTCTATGCGAAGGACGGTGCAACCGCCGGCGTCGGCGCCGGCCAGATGAACCGCCTCGAATCCGCGCGCATCGCCGCATGGAAGGCGAGGGACGCCGCCGACAAGGCGGGCTGGACGGCGCCGCGCACGATCGGTTCGGCGGTCGCGTCGGATGCCTTCTTTCCCTTCGCTGACGGTCTGCTGGCGGCGGTCGAGGCGGGCGCGACCGCGGTCATTCAGCCGGGCGGCTCGATCCGCGACGAAGAGGTGATCGCCGCCGCCGACGCGGCCGGTCTGGCGATGGTCTTCACCGGCATGCGCCACTTCCGCCACTAA
- a CDS encoding lipopolysaccharide biosynthesis protein codes for MTETRDIDALAKGGRTNIAGFVLRLAARIPFLFIAGRLYGPDLVGRFALAVVVVELAALVATLGLKRGLAQALSSSDQPHASVVWDALALAFILSIAASGVLIAFPEVMYANTQVTGLDRFLPCIIVAVAWSDVSLAALAYRHDVKAAVTARAVVEPWTISIAAWIFSFVTIKDGLVLSYVASMIAALIASMVPFLRSYGVPHGWSPRIGPLFALARANAPLAGADALEWGSRNVDRFILGVMFEPKVVGIYYMAQQVASLPQKLKTSFDPILGPVITKSLAVNDRAAIANQVRQVAFWIMAAQAGLALMGSIPAEAVMGVVGPQFVAGSAALGFLLTAEVLASTGAVCESALVYTARHRNLMISIVMLAVQIALSFALIGAMRAAGWPTTWQAAGPAVALMASVGLTSVIKAMLLGRILAAPVSPWRWPLLWAVSAAIMVGGLFTALPHRLEWIELLVGEPAIAATYLFVLWKWAFGPADRALFGKMPNAEEATLPNVGSPVR; via the coding sequence GTGACCGAGACCAGGGACATCGACGCGCTCGCCAAGGGCGGGCGGACCAATATCGCCGGCTTCGTGCTGCGCCTCGCCGCGCGCATCCCGTTCCTGTTCATCGCCGGGCGGCTCTACGGCCCGGACCTCGTCGGGCGGTTCGCGCTGGCGGTGGTGGTGGTCGAACTCGCCGCGCTGGTCGCGACGCTGGGGCTGAAGCGCGGGCTTGCGCAGGCGCTGTCATCCTCGGATCAGCCGCATGCGAGCGTCGTCTGGGACGCGCTCGCCCTCGCCTTCATCCTGTCGATCGCGGCGAGCGGAGTGCTGATCGCCTTTCCCGAGGTCATGTACGCCAATACGCAGGTGACCGGGCTCGACCGGTTCCTGCCCTGCATCATCGTCGCGGTGGCGTGGTCGGACGTCAGCCTTGCCGCGCTCGCCTATCGCCACGACGTGAAGGCGGCGGTGACGGCGCGGGCGGTGGTGGAGCCGTGGACGATCTCGATCGCCGCATGGATCTTCTCGTTCGTCACGATCAAGGACGGCTTGGTGCTGTCCTACGTCGCATCGATGATCGCGGCGCTGATCGCCAGCATGGTGCCGTTCCTGCGCAGCTATGGCGTGCCACACGGCTGGTCACCGCGGATCGGGCCGTTGTTCGCACTGGCGCGGGCCAACGCGCCGCTTGCCGGAGCCGACGCGCTGGAATGGGGCAGCCGCAATGTCGACCGTTTTATCCTCGGCGTAATGTTCGAGCCCAAGGTCGTCGGGATCTACTACATGGCGCAACAAGTCGCCAGCCTCCCGCAGAAGCTGAAGACCAGTTTCGACCCGATCCTGGGACCGGTCATCACCAAGAGCCTGGCGGTCAACGACCGCGCCGCGATCGCCAACCAAGTGCGCCAGGTCGCATTCTGGATCATGGCGGCGCAGGCTGGGCTGGCGCTGATGGGGTCGATTCCGGCAGAAGCGGTGATGGGCGTCGTCGGGCCGCAATTCGTGGCGGGCAGCGCCGCGCTGGGGTTCCTGCTGACGGCCGAGGTACTCGCGTCCACCGGCGCGGTATGCGAATCGGCGCTGGTCTATACCGCGCGCCATCGCAACCTGATGATCTCCATCGTCATGCTGGCGGTGCAGATCGCGCTGAGCTTCGCCCTGATCGGTGCGATGCGCGCGGCGGGCTGGCCGACGACGTGGCAGGCGGCGGGCCCCGCGGTGGCGCTGATGGCGAGCGTGGGGCTGACGTCGGTCATCAAGGCGATGCTGCTCGGCCGGATCCTAGCCGCGCCGGTGTCGCCGTGGCGATGGCCGCTGCTGTGGGCGGTCAGCGCCGCGATTATGGTGGGCGGCCTGTTCACCGCGCTGCCGCACCGGCTGGAATGGATCGAGCTGCTGGTCGGCGAGCCGGCGATCGCCGCGACCTATCTGTTCGTGCTGTGGAAATGGGCGTTCGGCCCGGCCGACCGCGCGCTGTTCGGCAAGATGCCGAATGCCGAGGAAGCGACGTTGCCCAACGTCGGGTCGCCGGTCCGCTGA
- the polA gene encoding DNA polymerase I → MPHLYLVDGSGYIFRAYHRLPPLTNKHGEPVGAVYGYTAMLWKLADEVHKAEGPTHMAVILDKSSTTFRNEMYAEYKAHRPPPPEDLVPQFPMIRDATRAFSLPCIEEQGWEADDLIASYAKAALAQGWQVTIVSSDKDLMQLIEPGLDMYDTMNNRRLGAEAVVEKFGVGPDQLGDVLALMGDAVDNVPGVPGVGPKTAAKLILEHGSVEGVLAAAPDMKKGKLRDNLIEHADAARMSRKLVELACDVPLEHPLEELALQGIPDAPLRAFLEHHGFKTLLGRLGQVADAPVEDAAAEVPFEADPPCEHDAYETVVDVAALDRWVAGAQAQGWIAIDTETTGTDATRCDLVGVSLALGANKACYIPLGHGGTDLLAENPVQIERAAALARLKALCEDPAVLKIGHNLKFDMIVLGLHGITIAPHDDTIVMSFDLDAGLHGHGMDELAATHLSHSCIAFKDVVGTGKSQRGFHEIDLKAATRYAAEDADVTYRLWKRFKARLPAEGSTRVYEMVDRPLVPVIARMEMRGIKVDRERLSSLSAGFSEQIAGLETVIHGLAGAPFTIGSPKQLGDVLFEKMGIKGGRKGKSGVYSTDVNELERIAADRDSPGAEIAARVLDWRQLTKLKNTYTDALQQEINPRTGRVHTSYSLTGAQTGRLSSTEPNLQNIPIRTEVGRQIRDAFVAEPGNVILAADYSQIELRLAAHMADVPALREAFANGDDIHSLTAMELFGEVNRDTRGRAKTINFAILYGISRWGLAGRLDVTADEAQAMIDRYFERFPGINTYIAETTESVRTRGFTTTLFGRKTHFPRIRSKVQHERQGAERAAINAPIQGTCADIIKRAMVRMEPALLAAGLPNVQMLLQVHDELVFELPEGDVDAARPVIERVMAEAAAPAVTLSVPLGIEIGTGASWGAAH, encoded by the coding sequence ATGCCCCATCTCTATCTCGTCGACGGCTCGGGCTATATCTTCCGCGCCTATCACCGACTGCCGCCGCTCACCAACAAGCATGGCGAGCCGGTAGGCGCCGTCTATGGCTATACGGCGATGCTGTGGAAGCTGGCGGACGAGGTGCACAAGGCGGAGGGGCCCACCCACATGGCGGTGATCCTCGACAAATCGTCGACCACCTTCCGCAACGAGATGTACGCCGAATACAAGGCGCACCGGCCGCCGCCGCCCGAGGATCTCGTCCCGCAATTCCCGATGATCCGCGATGCGACGCGCGCCTTCTCGCTGCCCTGCATCGAGGAACAGGGCTGGGAAGCGGACGACCTGATCGCGAGCTATGCCAAGGCGGCGCTGGCGCAGGGGTGGCAGGTGACGATCGTCAGTTCCGACAAGGACCTGATGCAGCTGATCGAACCGGGCCTCGACATGTACGACACGATGAACAACCGCCGGCTGGGCGCCGAGGCGGTGGTCGAGAAGTTCGGTGTCGGGCCGGACCAGCTGGGCGACGTGCTGGCGCTGATGGGCGATGCGGTCGACAACGTGCCGGGCGTGCCGGGCGTAGGCCCGAAGACCGCCGCCAAGCTGATCCTCGAGCATGGCAGCGTCGAAGGCGTGCTCGCCGCGGCGCCCGACATGAAGAAGGGCAAGCTGCGCGACAATCTGATCGAGCATGCCGATGCGGCGCGGATGAGCCGCAAGCTGGTCGAGCTCGCCTGCGACGTGCCGCTGGAGCATCCGCTGGAAGAGCTGGCGTTGCAGGGCATCCCCGATGCGCCGCTGCGCGCGTTCCTGGAGCATCACGGTTTCAAGACGCTGCTCGGGCGGCTCGGGCAGGTGGCGGATGCGCCGGTCGAGGATGCCGCGGCGGAGGTACCGTTCGAGGCCGATCCGCCCTGCGAACACGATGCCTATGAAACGGTCGTCGACGTGGCGGCGCTGGACCGCTGGGTGGCCGGTGCACAGGCGCAGGGCTGGATCGCGATCGATACCGAGACGACGGGCACCGATGCGACGCGCTGCGACCTGGTCGGCGTCAGCCTGGCACTCGGCGCCAACAAGGCGTGCTACATCCCGCTGGGACATGGCGGTACCGACCTGCTCGCGGAAAATCCGGTGCAGATCGAGCGCGCTGCGGCGCTCGCCCGGCTGAAGGCGCTGTGCGAGGACCCGGCGGTGCTCAAGATAGGGCACAATCTGAAGTTCGACATGATCGTGCTCGGCCTGCATGGCATCACGATCGCGCCGCACGACGACACGATCGTCATGAGCTTCGACCTGGACGCCGGGCTGCACGGCCATGGCATGGACGAGCTGGCCGCGACGCACCTGTCGCACAGCTGCATCGCGTTCAAGGACGTCGTCGGCACCGGCAAGTCGCAGCGCGGCTTCCATGAAATCGACCTGAAGGCGGCGACCCGCTATGCCGCCGAGGATGCCGACGTCACCTATCGCCTGTGGAAGCGTTTCAAGGCGCGGCTGCCCGCCGAAGGCTCGACCCGGGTGTACGAGATGGTCGACCGGCCGCTGGTGCCGGTGATCGCGCGGATGGAGATGCGCGGGATCAAGGTCGATCGCGAACGCCTGTCGAGCCTGTCCGCCGGGTTCAGCGAGCAGATCGCGGGGCTGGAGACGGTGATCCACGGTCTTGCCGGTGCACCCTTCACGATCGGCAGCCCCAAGCAGCTGGGCGACGTGTTGTTCGAGAAGATGGGCATCAAGGGCGGTCGCAAGGGCAAGTCCGGCGTCTATTCGACGGACGTCAACGAACTGGAGCGGATCGCCGCCGACAGGGATTCGCCCGGTGCCGAGATCGCGGCGCGGGTGCTCGACTGGCGTCAGCTGACCAAGCTCAAGAACACCTACACCGACGCCCTGCAGCAGGAGATCAACCCGCGCACCGGGCGCGTCCACACCAGCTATTCGCTGACCGGCGCGCAGACTGGGCGGCTGTCGTCGACCGAGCCCAATCTGCAGAACATCCCGATCCGCACAGAGGTGGGACGGCAGATCCGCGACGCCTTCGTCGCGGAGCCGGGCAACGTCATCCTCGCCGCCGACTATTCGCAGATCGAGCTACGGCTGGCGGCGCACATGGCCGATGTGCCGGCATTGCGCGAGGCCTTCGCCAATGGCGACGACATCCACAGCCTGACCGCGATGGAGCTGTTCGGCGAGGTCAACCGCGACACCCGCGGGCGGGCGAAGACGATCAACTTCGCGATCCTCTACGGCATCAGCCGCTGGGGCCTCGCCGGCCGGCTGGACGTGACGGCCGACGAGGCGCAGGCGATGATCGATCGCTATTTCGAACGCTTCCCGGGCATCAACACCTATATCGCCGAAACCACCGAGAGCGTCCGCACCCGCGGCTTCACCACCACCCTGTTCGGTCGCAAGACGCATTTCCCGCGGATCCGGTCGAAGGTGCAGCATGAACGCCAGGGCGCCGAGCGCGCGGCGATCAACGCGCCGATCCAGGGGACGTGCGCCGACATCATCAAGCGCGCGATGGTGCGGATGGAGCCGGCGCTGCTCGCCGCGGGGCTGCCCAACGTGCAGATGCTGTTGCAGGTGCACGACGAACTGGTGTTCGAGCTGCCCGAGGGCGACGTCGACGCGGCAAGGCCGGTAATCGAGCGGGTGATGGCAGAGGCCGCTGCGCCGGCGGTGACGCTGTCGGTGCCGCTGGGGATCGAGATCGGGACGGGCGCGAGCTGGGGAGCGGCGCATTGA